The nucleotide sequence CCTTAGGCAATAGGAACTCATAGTTATCGTCTTCCATCATATAGGTGATGAAATAGCGCAAGAAGTCGAAAATACCGCTTTGGGCGTTGTTGTAATAGCCTATTACCTCGTAGTTCATAAAGAGGTTGAGCACCTCACTATCTTGCAAGCTGTTTTTCACCCAACTGATATACTTTTCGGAAGTGAGTGGGTATTCACTCCAATTTCTATCGGAAAAGCGTATGGCGATATCATCGCTGAGTTTGCTGTTTTTGAGCAAAAGGTTGAGGTTTTTGTCGATAGCGTTTTTGTAGACAAAGTTTGGACTCTTCCAACCCAATACGTGTTTAGCTCCATCGGTGAGCATCGTCTTGAAACCGAGTTTTGCGACGCGTTCGCCTATGGTATCGGAATAGATAAGAGAGGTGTTGCGAAAAGTTACAGGCTTCTTGCCAAAGAGCTGTTTGATAGCCGTAGTATGTCGTTTTACTTGTTGTTCGAACTCATCGGTATCATCGGAAAGCGAAGCCAAAGAGTGGGAATAAGTTTCTGCCAAAAACTCTACACTACCGGTTTGGGCGAGTTCTTGGAAAGAGCGTATCACCTCAGGAGTATGCATTTCGAGCTGGTCGATAGCACTTCCTGTGATGGAAAAAGCTACTTTGAACTTGCCTTTGTATTTATTGATAAGCTCCAAGAGCAAGGTGTTAGCAGGTAGATAGCAATGCTCAGCCAAATCTTCAAGCTCAGAGCGATTGGCGTAATTATCGAAGTAATTATGTTTCTTGCCGATGTCGAAGAATTGATACTTTCTAAGACGTTCGGGGTGATGGATTTGGAAATAGATACAAATTGACTTTTTCATCGTTGGTTATTTTATATTAAAGATTCGTAAATGTTTTTGAGTTTCAAGGAAGCTTTTTCCCATTTCAGTTGGTTTACCTCGTCGTACCCTTCACGTTGCATATAGTGAGCGAGGGTGGGGTAAGCCAAAATACCATAAATAGCATCGGCAAGGGCGTTGATATCCCAATAGTCTACTTTGATAGCGTGGTGGAGTACCTCAGCCACTCCCGATTGTTTGGAGATGATAGTAGGTACTCCTGAGCGCATTGCTTCCAAAGGAGAAATCCCAAAAGGCTCGGATACTGAGGGCATCACATACACATCGCTGTATTGGAACATACGCTGTACGTCGTTGCCCCTGAGAAAACCTGTGAAGTGGAAGCGGGTTCCTAATCCCAATTGTGCAACACGGCGCACTAAGGGGTTCATCTTCTCGCCACTACCTGCCATTACAAAGCGTACGTTAGGCATACGTTTCATCACTTTTGCAGCTGCCTCGACGAAATATTCAGGACCTTTTTGCAAGGTGATACGCCCTAAGAAAGTAACGATTTTATCCTTAATACCGCGTTCTTCTTTGGCATCAGTTTCGGCTTTAAAGTCTACTGCATTGTGCACAGTAATCACCTTCTCGGCAGGGATACCGTATTTTTCAATGACGATATTGCGCGTCCAGTTGCTCACGGTTACTACCCTATCGGCAGCTTCCATACCGCGTTTTTCGATATCGTAGACCAATGTATTGCGGTTATACTCGCCCCCACGGTCGTACTCGGTAGCGTGTACGTGTACGATAAGGGGTTTGCCCGAAATCTTCTTGGCGATGATACCCGCACTATAGGTAAGCCAGTCGTGGGCGTGAATCACGTCGAACTCATAGCGTTGGGCAACTGTGCCCGCTACTAAGGCGTAGCGGTAGACCTCTTCCATCAGATTTGCACCGTATTTGCCCGAAAACTGAAATTTGTTATGATACGAAATGCGCTCGCGGTGTTCGCCTTCTTTGAGGTAAGCATCACGTTCACGGGCAAAGGTTTCGGGGTCCAGGTAAGGCACGAGGTTCGAACCTATCTCCATAAAATTGATGTGTTTCCAGAAATCTTCAATCTTTTCAGCGTTTTGCAACATCTCTACATCGCTAGCGTTGATAATCTTAGCCACATTGCCGTCTTCATCACCGGAGGCTTTTGGCATCACAAACAGCACTTTTACGCCGTTTTTAGCCAATCCTTGGGCAATACCCAAGCAGGCTGTTCCTAATCCCCCACTGATATGAGGGGGAAATTCCCATCCAAACATTAATACTCTTGCTTTCTTCATATGCTTTTATTTATTCCTTCCCCAATCCCCTCCCACGCAGGGAGCAAGAAGAGCGTTATTCTAATTTTTGTTTTGAGATGATGCTGATTAACTCATAATCATCGGGCAGATTACCATCTTGAATAGGGTAGTCATAGATGATTCTCTTGACTTTTAACTGATATTTATAACCTTTTTCAAGGGTAATATCTTTTATTTGGTTGTTGCCAAAACAAAGTTCTTTATTACCTATTAGTGCTTTAAAACATTTGAATTTCACTTCAGGCCAACTAAAGGCTTCTCCCATTTCTCCTCTAATTGTAAGTGTCACTTTTTGTACTTCTTTAACTCCATTATTGGTGTAATCACTTTCTTTACTAAGGCAAGAACAGCACAAGACACATATCAATAATATTAAAATATTTCTTATCATATTAAAATAACTTTCTCAAAGTGTTGCAGGCATTTGGCTCAGTAGCCATTGAGCACGTAATATCTCAGCTACATTCTTAGCTTTGGCAATACAACCGCGTGAGTGGAATGGTGGATTGCCGTCGTAAATAGCCGATATAGTACATACACCGTGTTCGTTGAGCTCTTCTTCAAAATTTTCTAAGATAGCTTGCGCTTCTGGTAGGTACTGTGCTCCAAAGATTTTCAGATAAGCCTCTATATAGAACCCAATAAACCAAGGGTGTGCTGACCCGTTGAAGGTGGCTTTGTCGCGCACATATACATTGCCTACACTCACGCCTTCATAACGGGGGCTTTGAGGAGATAAACTGCGCAATCCGCGAGGGGTGAGCAACTCTTGGGTAACAATGTCCAATACTCTCTTCTTAGTCTTCTCGTTTATGGGAGCATAGTCGAGAGCACAAACGATGAGCTGATTGGGGCGTACATCTACGTTTTTATTCGTGCGGTTGGCATAGTCGGCAAGGTACTTCTTGTCCTCTATCCAAAAAGTCTCTACAAAGCTCTTTTCGATGGTTTCAGGTAGCGTAAACCACTCGCCTAAGAAAGCCTTGTCTTTCGCTTCTTCTGCTAAGGCAAGTGCGTAACACACGGCATTATACCAGAGGGCATTCACTTCTACTACATAACCGTTGCGTGGCACGATAGCGCCGTAATCGCCTTGCGCATCAAACCACGTAAGCGGACGTGTAAGGTCATCACTCCATATAAGTCCGTTAGCTTCCATACGAATATTCTTATGAGAGCCTTGCTTGTAGGCGTTTAAGATACTTTTGAGCGTATCGCCATACTCCTTCCAAAGTTGTTTCTTACTCTTAATAGTTTCCTTTTCATACTGTTGAAGCGTCCAGAAGAACCACAGAGAGGTGTCGGCATCATACTCAGGGTGTATATTGTGTGTACTGATTTCCTTAGCAAAAAGCCCTTCGTAGAAGTATTTTTGAGTAGAGGTGAGCACGTCTTCAAATATCTTGGCTGTACTGCCCGATAAAGCAATACCTGGCAAGGCAATAAAAGTGTCGCGCATATTGCTGTCGAACCAGTGATAACCTGCTTTGATGCGGGTTTCGCCTGCCTTGTGAATAATAAACTGAGAGGCGGCGTACTGCAAGCATTCTTCAAACGAATTGCGGTCGGCGCGTTCTTTGAGGTACTTGGTAAAGTCCTTAGCGAGGTTTTTAGGATTAGCTTCCTCTAAGCTGGCTGAAAAGACGATACTTTCTCCTTTTTTGAGGCTCACTTCGAAAGCTCCTACGCTGAGGAGGTCTTCTTGGTAGTCATAACCACGCTCTTTTTCCTTGGTATAATAGATGTTGTTGTTCCAATAAGCCCCACCACCAAAATTAGCGGATTTGCTGAGTTGCATATAGAGGTAAGGAAACTCTGGGTATAGTTTTACACGCACGCCACCGCCTACTGCTTCGGCTTGGGTGTTGGCTACGGGGTTTTGCTTGCTAAGAGAATGTATATCGCGAAAAGCCAAGAGAGGGTTTAGGCGCAAAAGGGTAGCCGAATGGGCTTCTAGTAGCGTATAGCGTATCAATACTTGGGGAGCATTGTGCATCATCAAGATTTCTTTTTTCAGCAATACGCCACCTACTTGGTAAGTAACGGTAAATGCTTTTTCGTAGGAAATATCTACGATATACTTATGCCCGCGCGGTTCATAGGTACCTTCGTATTTATGAACGCCGAAATTGAAATCGCGTCCGTGCTGAATGATACTTTCATCTAAGGAGGAGAGCATCACGTAGTTTTTGCCTCTGAATTTTTCAATAGGCACTACCAGTAGCCCGTGGTATTTACGGGTATTGCAAAAAACGAGAGTAGAGGAGCAGTAGCCTCCCCCTCGGTTCGTACCGAGAAACTCTCTATCCAGAGAGTATTCAAGATTAATAAGTTGGTCTTTTTTAAATGATAAATAACTCATATTTCAATTAACAATTAATAATTGACAATTGACATTGTCAATTGTCAAAAGGGTGTGATTATTAGTTTTTATTAGAACTTTCTTTTTTGGTGTTTTCTTTCTTAGTTTTAATTATTGAAATGAGTAGTTTTAATATTTCTTTGCAGTTAGCTATTATTGATTCATATTCTTTCTCATTAAGATATTGAGTTGCATATAATAGAT is from Capnocytophaga ochracea DSM 7271 and encodes:
- a CDS encoding glycoside hydrolase family 57 protein; amino-acid sequence: MKKSICIYFQIHHPERLRKYQFFDIGKKHNYFDNYANRSELEDLAEHCYLPANTLLLELINKYKGKFKVAFSITGSAIDQLEMHTPEVIRSFQELAQTGSVEFLAETYSHSLASLSDDTDEFEQQVKRHTTAIKQLFGKKPVTFRNTSLIYSDTIGERVAKLGFKTMLTDGAKHVLGWKSPNFVYKNAIDKNLNLLLKNSKLSDDIAIRFSDRNWSEYPLTSEKYISWVKNSLQDSEVLNLFMNYEVIGYYNNAQSGIFDFLRYFITYMMEDDNYEFLLPKEVAKKHPAKDVLPVPYPISWTDEERDTTSWLGNELQKEAFRELFKIQPEVRKKKNADLIDDYTRLQASEHFYFMRTKLFSGADYHKYRLPYDSPYEAFINYMNVLSDFIERCKPHEQEEVQSTQVTKKKNQTRKK
- a CDS encoding glycosyltransferase family 4 protein → MKKARVLMFGWEFPPHISGGLGTACLGIAQGLAKNGVKVLFVMPKASGDEDGNVAKIINASDVEMLQNAEKIEDFWKHINFMEIGSNLVPYLDPETFARERDAYLKEGEHRERISYHNKFQFSGKYGANLMEEVYRYALVAGTVAQRYEFDVIHAHDWLTYSAGIIAKKISGKPLIVHVHATEYDRGGEYNRNTLVYDIEKRGMEAADRVVTVSNWTRNIVIEKYGIPAEKVITVHNAVDFKAETDAKEERGIKDKIVTFLGRITLQKGPEYFVEAAAKVMKRMPNVRFVMAGSGEKMNPLVRRVAQLGLGTRFHFTGFLRGNDVQRMFQYSDVYVMPSVSEPFGISPLEAMRSGVPTIISKQSGVAEVLHHAIKVDYWDINALADAIYGILAYPTLAHYMQREGYDEVNQLKWEKASLKLKNIYESLI
- a CDS encoding DUF4377 domain-containing protein — encoded protein: MIRNILILLICVLCCSCLSKESDYTNNGVKEVQKVTLTIRGEMGEAFSWPEVKFKCFKALIGNKELCFGNNQIKDITLEKGYKYQLKVKRIIYDYPIQDGNLPDDYELISIISKQKLE
- a CDS encoding glycogen debranching enzyme N-terminal domain-containing protein; its protein translation is MSYLSFKKDQLINLEYSLDREFLGTNRGGGYCSSTLVFCNTRKYHGLLVVPIEKFRGKNYVMLSSLDESIIQHGRDFNFGVHKYEGTYEPRGHKYIVDISYEKAFTVTYQVGGVLLKKEILMMHNAPQVLIRYTLLEAHSATLLRLNPLLAFRDIHSLSKQNPVANTQAEAVGGGVRVKLYPEFPYLYMQLSKSANFGGGAYWNNNIYYTKEKERGYDYQEDLLSVGAFEVSLKKGESIVFSASLEEANPKNLAKDFTKYLKERADRNSFEECLQYAASQFIIHKAGETRIKAGYHWFDSNMRDTFIALPGIALSGSTAKIFEDVLTSTQKYFYEGLFAKEISTHNIHPEYDADTSLWFFWTLQQYEKETIKSKKQLWKEYGDTLKSILNAYKQGSHKNIRMEANGLIWSDDLTRPLTWFDAQGDYGAIVPRNGYVVEVNALWYNAVCYALALAEEAKDKAFLGEWFTLPETIEKSFVETFWIEDKKYLADYANRTNKNVDVRPNQLIVCALDYAPINEKTKKRVLDIVTQELLTPRGLRSLSPQSPRYEGVSVGNVYVRDKATFNGSAHPWFIGFYIEAYLKIFGAQYLPEAQAILENFEEELNEHGVCTISAIYDGNPPFHSRGCIAKAKNVAEILRAQWLLSQMPATL